From Candidatus Bathyarchaeia archaeon, the proteins below share one genomic window:
- a CDS encoding DUF350 domain-containing protein — MSVVLVGLAFLRLVLAIIFAILGLYIASWVLGKLTKEIDEWEEIGKGNYAVAIYMAGIFISVAIIVGPGIIGLFRTLDVLGIVLGFVQLVLALILAVAMQYVGLSFLGKLTKGIEDWKELKKGNVAIGIIMAAIVIAIATIVSQGVESIIQAIFA; from the coding sequence GTGAGCGTCGTATTAGTCGGCCTAGCCTTCCTGAGGCTGGTTCTGGCCATAATCTTCGCCATCCTAGGCCTTTACATCGCCTCCTGGGTTCTTGGAAAACTGACTAAGGAGATCGACGAGTGGGAGGAGATCGGTAAAGGCAATTACGCGGTCGCCATATACATGGCGGGAATTTTCATCTCCGTAGCCATCATCGTGGGGCCTGGAATCATCGGGCTGTTCAGAACCCTTGACGTTCTGGGGATCGTCCTCGGCTTCGTCCAACTTGTCCTCGCTTTGATTCTAGCTGTGGCCATGCAGTACGTGGGCCTTTCCTTCCTAGGAAAGTTAACAAAGGGAATAGAGGATTGGAAGGAGCTTAAAAAGGGGAACGTGGCCATCGGAATCATCATGGCCGCCATCGTGATCGCCATCGCCACGATAGTTTCCCAGGGAGTGGAAAGCATAATTCAAGCCATATTCGCGTGA
- a CDS encoding PUA domain-containing protein — MSVEGPRPPSRFEAVKLKSIANYQLGKGLGSALFPRGILVTTSRRTGRIRHVYYRGALLATLRPNDGFLALTVDGARRLLGKPRAKRFTVTVSGEAAPFIEKGGNVFAKHVVWADERLKPMDEVVLVDEKGELLAVGKAVLSGAEMLCFKRGIAVKTRQGTRRRLSEGN, encoded by the coding sequence TTGAGCGTTGAAGGCCCACGGCCTCCAAGCAGGTTTGAAGCCGTGAAGTTGAAAAGTATTGCCAACTATCAACTGGGTAAAGGTCTAGGCTCAGCCCTTTTTCCTAGAGGAATACTTGTCACCACGTCTAGAAGAACCGGTAGGATACGCCACGTATATTATAGAGGAGCGTTGCTCGCCACGTTAAGGCCTAACGATGGATTCCTCGCTCTAACGGTGGATGGTGCGAGAAGGCTCCTAGGCAAGCCGCGTGCTAAACGCTTCACAGTTACCGTCAGCGGCGAAGCCGCCCCATTCATAGAGAAGGGCGGAAACGTCTTCGCGAAGCATGTTGTATGGGCTGACGAGCGCCTTAAGCCCATGGATGAGGTTGTCCTGGTCGATGAAAAAGGAGAATTGCTGGCTGTTGGAAAAGCGGTGCTAAGCGGAGCTGAAATGCTCTGCTTTAAGAGGGGCATAGCCGTGAAGACGAGGCAGGGAACGCGTAGGAGGTTAAGTGAAGGAAATTAA
- a CDS encoding inositol monophosphatase family protein, giving the protein MNLLSYLQDLTRTVKEAVIGSLSEEHWRDVVRRKATDTAWRVDHIAERKAIEFMASRSIPARLVSEEAGTVDIGGEPKIMVILDPLDGSLNFTRSIPFCSVSAAAGPYKPGFDLDDLEVGVVESLFSHETFHAEKGGGAYRNNRRLTIDSSKPILGKPLVSLYVHGVKGLRYPYGRLIDSVKVRALGSVALELCYTATSSLDAVLDLRGTLRVVDVAAGKMVLEEAGGVVKILGEGVKPPLDAEKGFSMIAARDEALSRKLHYLIDSPPRSHERFLSS; this is encoded by the coding sequence ATGAACCTCCTATCGTATCTCCAGGACTTAACACGAACAGTTAAGGAAGCAGTGATCGGAAGCCTCAGCGAGGAACATTGGAGGGATGTGGTGAGGAGGAAGGCCACGGACACCGCCTGGCGCGTCGACCATATAGCTGAGCGGAAAGCCATCGAGTTCATGGCTTCACGAAGCATCCCAGCCAGGCTTGTAAGCGAAGAAGCCGGAACAGTGGACATAGGGGGAGAACCGAAGATCATGGTGATTCTGGACCCGCTTGACGGAAGCCTAAACTTCACACGCTCCATCCCCTTCTGCAGTGTCTCGGCGGCGGCTGGACCATACAAGCCGGGGTTTGACCTCGACGACCTTGAAGTCGGGGTGGTGGAATCCCTGTTCAGCCATGAAACCTTCCACGCTGAAAAGGGTGGAGGCGCCTACAGAAACAACCGTCGACTCACCATCGACTCCTCCAAGCCCATCTTGGGCAAACCGCTGGTAAGCCTCTACGTTCACGGGGTCAAGGGGCTTCGATACCCGTATGGGCGCTTAATCGACAGCGTTAAAGTAAGGGCCCTCGGAAGCGTGGCTTTAGAGCTCTGCTACACAGCGACCTCCAGCCTAGACGCCGTATTGGATCTAAGGGGAACCCTGAGGGTCGTGGACGTAGCCGCTGGAAAAATGGTTTTAGAGGAGGCTGGGGGAGTTGTGAAAATCCTCGGGGAAGGTGTCAAACCGCCCCTCGACGCTGAAAAAGGATTCAGCATGATAGCCGCCAGAGACGAGGCCTTATCCAGAAAACTCCACTACCTGATCGACTCTCCACCGCGAAGCCATGAACGATTCCTTTCCTCTTGA
- the purM gene encoding phosphoribosylformylglycinamidine cyclo-ligase, whose amino-acid sequence MGKGLTYAEAGVDLEAVSKARKKMLERLKKTYIRSRGFGEVVLEAGHYASLIEIGGGRALALHVDGVGTKTMVASALGKYDTVGVDCVAMNVNDLICLGAEPIALLDYLAINRADEKVIDEIVKGLVDGALEAGVAIVGGETAVMPDLINGFDLAAMSIGVLDKDRAVTGKAVEAGDVILGLESSGIHSNGLTLARKVLIPRFGLKSKVEELGGTLGEELLKPTRIYVKPVLSVLRECEVHGLGHITGGSFTKLRRLSPKLGFQIDWLPEPKPIFQLIKRYGMVEDREMYRTFNMGVGFCVVAPEDAAEDIIELTGKYDVACWRIGSVVEKPGVFVKNVRID is encoded by the coding sequence TTGGGTAAGGGTTTAACCTACGCTGAGGCTGGCGTCGACTTAGAGGCCGTGTCGAAAGCCCGTAAAAAAATGTTGGAGAGGTTGAAGAAAACCTACATCCGGTCAAGAGGCTTCGGGGAAGTCGTCTTAGAAGCTGGACACTACGCCAGCTTGATAGAAATAGGAGGTGGCAGGGCATTAGCGTTGCACGTCGACGGCGTGGGAACGAAGACGATGGTGGCCTCAGCCTTAGGAAAATACGATACTGTTGGAGTTGACTGCGTAGCCATGAACGTAAACGACTTGATCTGCCTCGGAGCCGAGCCTATAGCCTTACTCGACTACTTGGCGATCAATAGGGCTGACGAAAAGGTGATAGATGAGATCGTGAAGGGTCTCGTCGACGGCGCGTTGGAGGCAGGTGTCGCCATCGTAGGAGGGGAAACAGCGGTCATGCCTGACTTGATAAACGGGTTCGACTTGGCGGCGATGTCCATCGGAGTGCTGGATAAAGACAGGGCCGTCACTGGGAAGGCCGTCGAGGCTGGGGATGTGATTTTAGGGTTGGAGAGCAGTGGCATACATTCAAACGGGTTAACGTTGGCTAGAAAGGTGCTCATCCCTAGGTTTGGGTTAAAAAGCAAGGTTGAGGAGTTGGGTGGAACCCTGGGAGAGGAGTTGTTGAAGCCCACGCGGATCTACGTTAAGCCGGTTTTATCCGTCTTAAGGGAGTGCGAGGTCCATGGATTAGGGCATATAACAGGCGGCTCCTTTACAAAGCTTAGAAGGCTAAGCCCTAAGCTGGGTTTTCAAATCGACTGGCTGCCTGAGCCTAAACCCATATTCCAGCTCATCAAGCGGTATGGGATGGTTGAGGACAGGGAAATGTATAGAACCTTCAACATGGGTGTTGGGTTCTGCGTCGTAGCCCCGGAGGACGCCGCTGAAGACATCATCGAGTTGACGGGGAAATATGATGTCGCTTGCTGGCGGATTGGAAGCGTTGTGGAAAAACCAGGGGTGTTTGTGAAAAACGTTAGGATCGACTAG
- a CDS encoding multiprotein bridging factor aMBF1 translates to MNCEVCGREIFGEPKRVVIDGVKMIVCFSCAPMGTSYWDPLSSARGEGKFKSGLGRPPKGFSKPRKPETKRRDWIESLEPVDEVHELVRKARIKQGLTQEDLAKMAKEKLSVIQKIESGKMKPTVPLCKTLEHILRVKLLREVEGEESTAGFKVEKTELTLGDIARFKEKDSSEIKKLK, encoded by the coding sequence ATGAACTGTGAGGTTTGTGGCCGCGAAATATTCGGGGAGCCTAAAAGGGTGGTAATCGACGGTGTAAAGATGATTGTGTGTTTTTCCTGCGCGCCGATGGGCACCTCTTATTGGGATCCGCTGTCCTCCGCTAGAGGGGAGGGAAAATTTAAGTCAGGGCTGGGTCGTCCTCCAAAAGGTTTTTCGAAGCCTAGGAAGCCTGAGACGAAGCGTAGAGATTGGATTGAATCCTTGGAACCTGTCGACGAGGTCCATGAGCTCGTGAGAAAGGCTCGAATCAAGCAAGGCCTAACCCAGGAGGATTTGGCGAAGATGGCTAAGGAGAAGCTGTCGGTCATCCAGAAAATCGAGTCGGGTAAAATGAAGCCCACCGTTCCTCTATGCAAGACGCTGGAGCATATTCTGAGAGTTAAGCTTCTCAGGGAGGTTGAAGGCGAAGAATCGACGGCAGGCTTTAAAGTCGAGAAAACGGAGCTGACCCTAGGAGACATAGCCCGCTTCAAGGAGAAAGATTCCTCAGAAATTAAAAAGCTAAAATGA
- a CDS encoding secondary thiamine-phosphate synthase enzyme YjbQ yields the protein MVVKTDRIMLETRGEGDIQDITGLVEMSVRKSGLRNGIVTVFVPGSTGTLTTIEYEPGLLKDLPNALERIAPKAHPYEHEKRWHDGNGHSHVRASIMGPSLTVPFVEGQLTLGTWQQIVFVELDVRGRSRRLVAQIIGE from the coding sequence ATGGTCGTTAAGACGGATCGAATCATGTTAGAAACCAGGGGAGAGGGCGATATACAAGACATCACAGGTTTAGTGGAGATGTCTGTGAGGAAATCTGGGTTGAGGAATGGAATCGTCACCGTTTTTGTTCCAGGCTCCACTGGAACATTAACCACCATCGAATATGAGCCAGGCCTTTTGAAGGATTTGCCTAACGCCTTGGAGAGAATCGCCCCAAAGGCGCATCCTTATGAGCATGAGAAGCGTTGGCATGACGGGAATGGACACTCTCATGTTAGGGCTTCCATCATGGGGCCGAGTCTAACCGTTCCATTCGTCGAGGGCCAGCTGACCCTTGGAACCTGGCAGCAGATCGTGTTCGTGGAGCTGGATGTTCGAGGTCGGTCCAGGCGTTTAGTCGCGCAGATAATTGGCGAGTAG
- a CDS encoding DUF2110 family protein — protein MVRLHEAAREEEIRRLGIEVAELAQGLNVEYRLDEFSRGTLPEVEVKGDDREVMVKILDKKWGVAPATLSEVKVNRKLKGLITNRWGSEEGLLVDVGIRNPKRVDAVYSSPLIEAQLGDGQGLPARRILEHFCLFEDVPVETTVVQVHGEEVNVRLSSRQVDMLWSLDSTPNHKLIVTRCLENRLREVLRDRWMNRNVLKAIPLSLNVHLVHCAFGVEGEQVKARMEKALGCPVYSFKPSMRRMLCDRHLLANYLRD, from the coding sequence ATGGTAAGGTTGCATGAGGCGGCCAGAGAGGAGGAGATCCGACGGCTGGGAATCGAGGTAGCTGAATTAGCCCAAGGGCTAAACGTGGAGTATAGGCTCGACGAATTCTCAAGAGGCACGCTGCCGGAGGTAGAGGTGAAAGGTGACGACCGCGAAGTCATGGTCAAAATACTGGATAAGAAGTGGGGGGTAGCGCCTGCGACACTCTCAGAGGTTAAAGTCAACCGGAAGTTGAAGGGCTTGATAACGAATCGCTGGGGAAGCGAAGAGGGCTTGCTCGTCGACGTTGGAATCAGGAATCCAAAGCGCGTAGACGCAGTCTACTCTTCACCGTTAATCGAGGCGCAGCTGGGTGACGGGCAGGGCCTCCCAGCTAGAAGAATCCTCGAACACTTCTGCCTCTTCGAGGATGTTCCGGTTGAAACAACGGTCGTCCAAGTGCACGGCGAAGAGGTGAATGTAAGGTTGTCGAGCCGTCAAGTGGACATGTTGTGGAGCCTGGATTCAACGCCGAACCATAAGCTAATTGTGACTCGATGCTTAGAAAACAGGTTGAGAGAAGTCCTCCGCGACAGATGGATGAATCGAAACGTGTTGAAAGCGATTCCTCTAAGCCTAAACGTTCACTTGGTGCATTGCGCGTTCGGGGTAGAAGGTGAGCAAGTTAAGGCGAGGATGGAGAAAGCTTTAGGATGCCCAGTATATTCTTTTAAACCCTCCATGAGAAGAATGCTTTGTGACCGCCATCTACTCGCCAATTATCTGCGCGACTAA
- a CDS encoding TIGR00295 family protein produces MSLKSEALTERDAMRLLREAGCDEDVVKHSVAVSKLAYELASEAAKKGYPVNLQLVKLGGLLHDIGRSITHKVDHGVKGGEIAKKLKLPQKLVGIIECHVGAGIPEEESQVIGLPRRSYMPETLEEKIVCYADKLIKGKKRVSFQQAVKDMIDNLGPNHPAVRRLIDLHETISKIIG; encoded by the coding sequence ATGAGCTTAAAGAGTGAGGCTCTAACCGAGAGGGATGCGATGCGTTTACTCCGCGAAGCTGGATGCGATGAAGACGTCGTCAAACACAGCGTAGCGGTTTCCAAACTGGCTTACGAGCTGGCGAGCGAAGCCGCGAAAAAAGGATACCCTGTAAACCTACAACTCGTAAAACTAGGAGGTCTTCTCCACGATATTGGAAGGTCGATAACCCATAAAGTTGACCACGGGGTAAAAGGCGGGGAAATCGCCAAGAAGCTAAAGCTTCCCCAAAAGCTAGTTGGAATCATAGAGTGTCACGTTGGAGCAGGAATCCCTGAAGAAGAATCCCAGGTAATAGGCCTTCCGAGAAGAAGCTACATGCCTGAAACCCTAGAGGAAAAAATCGTATGCTACGCGGACAAGTTGATCAAAGGGAAAAAAAGAGTATCCTTCCAGCAAGCGGTGAAGGACATGATCGATAACCTCGGCCCAAACCACCCTGCTGTGCGGCGGCTCATCGACCTACATGAAACAATTTCCAAGATCATCGGTTAA
- a CDS encoding transcription factor: protein MSFLEEELMKVAEKIGGQDAVKVVEALKKLGEATDEAVANESGVKLNDVRKILYKLYDSTLLSSTRVRDAKTGWFLYYWRIQLDQLDAYIRSRKRKVLERLRERLKFEESHEFFRCEKCASIRLTFEEALDSAFRCVGCGGTLVAVDKSRVVEALRNRIKVIEDELKE, encoded by the coding sequence TTGTCGTTTCTCGAAGAAGAATTGATGAAGGTTGCGGAGAAAATCGGCGGTCAAGACGCGGTCAAGGTAGTGGAGGCGCTGAAAAAGCTGGGGGAAGCCACCGACGAGGCGGTGGCCAACGAATCCGGGGTTAAACTCAACGATGTGAGGAAAATCCTGTACAAGCTATACGACAGCACTTTGCTGTCCTCCACCAGGGTAAGGGACGCGAAAACAGGTTGGTTCCTATATTACTGGCGAATCCAACTGGATCAATTGGACGCGTACATTAGAAGCAGGAAGCGTAAGGTCCTTGAAAGGCTGCGGGAGCGGTTAAAGTTTGAGGAATCCCATGAATTCTTCAGGTGCGAGAAATGCGCGTCCATCAGATTAACCTTCGAGGAGGCCTTAGACTCAGCCTTCCGATGCGTGGGGTGCGGAGGAACCCTAGTAGCGGTGGATAAATCCCGCGTCGTAGAGGCCCTTAGAAATCGAATAAAGGTTATTGAAGATGAGCTTAAAGAGTGA
- a CDS encoding metallophosphoesterase produces the protein MEVDERRRKVDEVLVDLLARVVHFSDTHISRFGNFVETHFDEAVLRMNDLDPPPDVIVHTGDLTDNGVLEDYEYAFEKLKGLNGKILITPGNHDERNYGQSLFRELVGPMDYEYKAGRLAIYLMNSPEPDRDEGRLGRRRQAFLEEKLGSLPEKYVKIVAFHHHLVPVPHAGRETNVLEDAGDILDLVLTRNVDFVLMGHRHVSRILRISNTTLINAATTSSVRTRGRLGRSFNVIDLFADGSVKIYEWNVSLDKRILKAEYPPSLTS, from the coding sequence TTGGAGGTTGATGAACGAAGAAGGAAGGTGGATGAAGTCTTGGTGGATCTGTTGGCTAGGGTTGTCCACTTCTCGGATACGCATATTTCGAGGTTCGGTAACTTCGTGGAAACTCATTTTGACGAAGCCGTTCTGAGGATGAACGATTTAGACCCTCCACCTGACGTGATCGTTCACACGGGGGATTTAACCGATAACGGCGTCTTGGAAGACTACGAGTACGCCTTCGAGAAGTTGAAGGGGTTAAACGGGAAAATTCTCATCACGCCTGGTAACCATGATGAGAGGAACTATGGGCAGTCGCTGTTCAGGGAGTTGGTTGGCCCGATGGACTACGAGTATAAGGCTGGAAGGTTGGCCATCTACTTGATGAACAGCCCGGAGCCCGATAGGGATGAGGGGAGGCTTGGAAGGAGAAGACAGGCGTTCCTAGAGGAAAAGCTTGGGAGCCTGCCCGAGAAATACGTTAAGATCGTCGCCTTCCACCACCATCTGGTACCCGTCCCCCACGCCGGCAGGGAGACGAACGTCCTCGAAGACGCTGGGGACATTCTAGACCTAGTTTTAACGCGTAACGTCGACTTCGTTCTCATGGGCCATAGACATGTGAGCAGAATCCTTAGAATCAGCAACACCACGTTGATCAACGCGGCCACCACCTCAAGTGTAAGGACGAGGGGTAGGCTAGGCCGCTCCTTCAACGTCATAGATCTGTTCGCTGACGGAAGCGTAAAGATTTACGAGTGGAACGTCAGCCTAGACAAGAGAATCTTAAAAGCCGAGTATCCCCCGAGTTTAACATCCTAG
- a CDS encoding nascent polypeptide-associated complex protein, with product MSFRRPPGFKGVPTGRDAVRLMQKMGMNLEELPGVLEVQIKTGDKTIVVENPAVTVIKMQGQSIFQVSGGAVKEITMAEQRFEEDVKLVAEQTGRTMEEARRTLRETGGDLAKAILKLQAEEKP from the coding sequence TTGAGTTTTAGAAGACCCCCTGGGTTTAAGGGCGTTCCCACCGGGAGGGACGCTGTTCGCCTGATGCAGAAAATGGGCATGAACCTTGAGGAGTTGCCCGGTGTGCTTGAGGTTCAAATCAAAACAGGCGATAAAACAATCGTCGTCGAGAACCCCGCGGTCACCGTGATAAAAATGCAGGGTCAAAGCATATTTCAAGTATCCGGCGGCGCCGTTAAGGAGATAACGATGGCTGAGCAGCGTTTCGAAGAGGATGTGAAGCTGGTGGCCGAGCAGACGGGAAGAACCATGGAGGAGGCGCGTAGGACTTTACGGGAAACAGGGGGGGATCTCGCTAAAGCCATACTTAAGCTACAAGCCGAGGAAAAACCCTAA
- a CDS encoding TIGR00300 family protein, with translation MILTKIFDRVMDLGGDFEVLEFKIGKSKKDYSYARLLVKGRDEHHLKTLMKELTLLGAVKTEPEEASLKPAPEDMVLPEGFYSTTNHPTAIRLNDAWVQVEDLTMDKVIVYDEKAERAFCKPIRDVKKGDLIVVGEGGVRVKPPERPRRSLGVFEFMASKASSEKPSTSIVRGIAQDIYETKTHGGKVVAVAGPAVVHTGAAEAFAKIIRLGYIDALLSGNALAVHDVEYALYGTSLGVNVETGLPSPGSHRNHLSALNEVFKAGSLEALVKQGRLRRGIFYECVVNHVPYALAGSIRDDGPLPEVITDMVKAQSRYRELLRDAEVVLMFATMLHSIAVGNLLPSTVKTVSVDINPAVALKLMDRGTAQVAGVVSDVGAFIPLLEKELENYGRIK, from the coding sequence ATGATTCTGACGAAGATCTTCGACCGCGTCATGGATCTGGGAGGAGACTTCGAGGTTTTAGAGTTCAAGATTGGAAAAAGCAAAAAGGACTATAGTTACGCTAGGCTCCTCGTCAAGGGAAGGGATGAACACCACTTAAAGACGTTGATGAAGGAGCTTACCCTACTCGGCGCGGTGAAAACTGAGCCTGAGGAGGCGTCGCTGAAGCCAGCCCCCGAAGACATGGTTTTACCGGAGGGGTTCTACTCCACGACCAATCATCCCACCGCCATCCGGTTGAACGACGCGTGGGTTCAAGTGGAGGATTTAACGATGGATAAGGTCATCGTTTACGATGAGAAAGCTGAGAGGGCTTTCTGCAAGCCCATCAGAGACGTGAAGAAAGGGGATTTGATCGTGGTTGGGGAGGGTGGTGTCAGGGTTAAGCCTCCTGAGAGGCCGAGGAGGAGCCTTGGAGTATTCGAGTTCATGGCCAGTAAAGCCTCCTCCGAGAAGCCTTCAACATCGATCGTGCGTGGAATCGCTCAAGACATCTACGAAACGAAAACCCATGGAGGGAAGGTGGTGGCCGTAGCTGGACCAGCCGTGGTGCATACGGGGGCGGCGGAGGCCTTCGCTAAGATCATCAGGCTCGGGTACATAGACGCGCTGCTTTCAGGAAACGCCTTGGCGGTCCACGACGTGGAGTACGCGCTTTACGGAACATCGCTCGGAGTAAACGTTGAAACAGGGTTACCGAGCCCTGGAAGCCATAGAAACCACTTATCCGCTCTAAACGAGGTGTTTAAAGCCGGCTCGTTGGAGGCCTTGGTGAAGCAGGGCCGGCTGAGGAGAGGAATATTCTACGAATGCGTAGTCAACCATGTGCCTTACGCGTTGGCTGGGTCGATTAGGGATGACGGCCCACTTCCAGAGGTCATCACAGACATGGTGAAGGCCCAGTCCAGGTACAGGGAGCTGCTCAGAGACGCCGAGGTGGTTCTCATGTTCGCCACGATGCTTCACTCCATAGCGGTGGGCAACCTCCTACCCTCAACGGTGAAAACCGTCAGCGTAGACATAAACCCAGCTGTGGCTTTGAAGCTTATGGATCGGGGAACAGCTCAAGTCGCCGGCGTGGTCTCGGATGTAGGAGCGTTCATCCCCCTGCTGGAGAAGGAGCTGGAAAACTACGGAAGAATAAAATAA
- a CDS encoding tRNA (cytidine(56)-2'-O)-methyltransferase (catalyzes the S-adenosyl-methionine-dependent 2'-O-ribose methylation of C56 in tRNA transcripts): MSTSPKVYVLRWGHRARDFRLTTHVALVSRAFGASGLYLADVADEGLKKTVEKVIETWGGEFELIMAVPWKRVVQEWKSRGVIVHLTMYGENMGNSDVVDRIRKTGRDILLIVGSRKVPSAFYTLSDFNVAVGNQPHSEVAAIALFLDRFFMGRELSMEFENAKRKISPSAKGKMVWKTP; encoded by the coding sequence ATGAGTACCTCGCCGAAGGTCTATGTTTTAAGGTGGGGTCATAGGGCTAGGGACTTCAGGCTAACAACCCATGTAGCCCTCGTCTCCCGAGCCTTCGGGGCCTCAGGCCTATACCTAGCCGACGTCGCCGACGAAGGCCTTAAGAAAACAGTGGAGAAGGTTATCGAAACATGGGGTGGAGAATTCGAGCTTATAATGGCTGTTCCGTGGAAGCGCGTCGTCCAGGAGTGGAAGAGCAGAGGCGTAATAGTTCACCTCACCATGTACGGGGAAAACATGGGAAACAGCGATGTGGTGGATAGGATCAGGAAAACGGGACGCGACATCCTATTGATCGTGGGAAGCCGCAAGGTTCCATCAGCCTTCTACACCCTATCGGACTTCAACGTCGCTGTGGGAAACCAACCCCATTCAGAGGTCGCCGCCATAGCCTTATTCCTAGACCGGTTCTTCATGGGAAGGGAGTTGTCGATGGAGTTTGAAAACGCGAAGAGAAAGATCTCTCCCTCAGCGAAGGGTAAAATGGTCTGGAAAACACCTTAA
- a CDS encoding IMP cyclohydrolase, protein NGSLWDRVREVKTGKGGLSQTNICDVDRALRILRYFDQPSCAVMKHLVPSGFASTRSGDSLKTVFMRARDCDPVAAFGGVTVFNSTVDVETAEEITLGFMEVVCAPDFKPEALKKLDEKRDIRVLQYDPETLAGTAKFHGDETSFKDLEFTSLLGGGFVLSDPFLTKVSSKSLQTVTERKPTRREVEDMIFSWRVLIGVRSNGIVVSKDGCTLGIGSGQQDRVTAVRLALEKAFNRGHVEELHGSVLASDGFFPFRDSVDEAAKHGVSAIIQPGGSVRDEEVIRACDEHGISMVFTGERAFGHF, encoded by the coding sequence GAACGGATCCCTATGGGATAGGGTAAGGGAGGTTAAGACGGGGAAGGGTGGTTTAAGCCAAACCAATATCTGCGATGTGGATAGGGCCCTCAGGATCCTCAGATACTTTGATCAACCATCCTGCGCGGTGATGAAGCATCTTGTTCCCTCAGGTTTTGCTTCAACTCGAAGCGGAGACTCTTTGAAAACGGTTTTCATGAGGGCTAGGGATTGCGATCCAGTCGCGGCCTTCGGCGGGGTCACGGTTTTCAACTCAACGGTCGACGTGGAAACAGCGGAGGAAATTACCCTCGGCTTCATGGAGGTCGTGTGCGCGCCTGACTTCAAGCCGGAAGCCTTGAAGAAGCTTGATGAGAAAAGGGATATAAGAGTCCTCCAATACGACCCGGAGACCCTAGCCGGCACCGCCAAGTTTCATGGAGACGAAACGAGCTTCAAGGATCTTGAGTTCACGTCGCTGTTAGGTGGGGGGTTCGTTTTATCCGACCCATTTCTAACCAAGGTTTCAAGCAAAAGTCTTCAAACGGTAACGGAGAGGAAGCCTACCAGAAGGGAGGTTGAGGACATGATCTTCTCATGGCGTGTTTTAATAGGGGTTCGATCCAACGGCATCGTGGTCTCCAAGGATGGTTGCACGTTAGGCATCGGGTCTGGCCAGCAAGACCGAGTCACCGCGGTTAGATTAGCCCTTGAAAAAGCATTTAACAGGGGACACGTAGAAGAGCTTCACGGATCGGTCTTGGCTTCCGACGGGTTCTTCCCCTTCAGGGACTCCGTTGACGAAGCGGCTAAGCATGGGGTTTCAGCCATCATCCAGCCGGGAGGGTCCGTCAGAGACGAAGAGGTCATAAGGGCGTGCGATGAGCATGGAATCTCAATGGTCTTCACCGGGGAGCGAGCGTTCGGCCACTTCTAG
- a CDS encoding adenylyl-sulfate kinase, whose product MWRVHFKGDGLPSTGWAVWVTGLPGSGKSTLAYALKERLEASGLRVYVLSIDELRRTATPRPSYSEEEREIVYGALAYTAYALTVNGVNVIIDATGNRRRFREKARKLIERFIEVYVKCPLELCVGRERSRVKLRGAPRGIYDKAEKGESRTVPGMGAAYEEPLNPEVTVESNRLSPEEEVERVIKTLKEKGFI is encoded by the coding sequence ATGTGGAGGGTTCATTTTAAGGGTGATGGGTTGCCTTCGACGGGCTGGGCGGTTTGGGTTACAGGTCTACCGGGCTCTGGGAAGTCAACCTTAGCCTACGCGTTGAAGGAGAGGCTTGAGGCCTCGGGGTTAAGGGTTTATGTGCTTTCCATCGACGAGCTTAGGAGGACGGCTACCCCTAGGCCGAGTTACAGCGAGGAGGAGAGGGAAATCGTGTACGGGGCGTTGGCGTACACGGCTTACGCGTTGACTGTGAACGGCGTTAACGTCATCATCGACGCGACTGGGAACAGGAGGAGGTTTAGGGAGAAGGCTAGGAAGCTCATCGAACGGTTTATTGAGGTTTACGTTAAATGTCCTCTAGAGTTATGCGTGGGAAGGGAGCGTTCTAGGGTGAAGCTGCGCGGCGCACCTAGGGGAATATACGACAAGGCTGAGAAGGGGGAGAGCCGCACGGTGCCTGGAATGGGCGCGGCCTACGAGGAGCCTCTTAACCCTGAAGTAACCGTTGAGTCAAACCGGCTTTCCCCCGAGGAGGAGGTTGAGAGGGTCATCAAAACCCTTAAGGAGAAGGGTTTTATTTAA